The Lachnospiraceae bacterium oral taxon 500 genome window below encodes:
- a CDS encoding sugar ABC transporter permease, with translation MDILASIIQATLIYGTPIIIAGLGGLYSERSGVVNIALEGIMMIGGFTAATMIYFLEPFTAWAPWISILGGAAAGILISLLHAYLSINLRADQTISGTAINIFAGGITVYLAGIIFHQQRTEAFSKGFLRSPFPLLNRIPLIGNLFFNNVYPTVYVAILVVVLSWYLLYKTAFGLRLRATGENPQAVDSLGINVYKMRYIGVLTSGFLGGLAGGIMILTQTTQYTITGIHGTGFIALAALIFGKWKPFGVLGASLFFAFAQILSIYADSLGVALGMPILGQLPKEMYDAIPYLLTIVALILFSGRAVGPKAAGEPYDKGKR, from the coding sequence ATGGATATATTAGCGTCAATTATTCAGGCGACTCTGATTTATGGAACACCGATTATTATTGCCGGTCTGGGCGGTCTTTATTCGGAGCGTTCGGGTGTTGTCAACATTGCTTTAGAGGGAATTATGATGATCGGCGGCTTTACGGCGGCGACGATGATTTATTTTTTGGAGCCGTTTACGGCTTGGGCGCCGTGGATTTCCATTTTGGGCGGAGCGGCGGCCGGCATTTTGATTTCGCTGCTGCACGCTTATCTGAGCATTAATCTGCGCGCCGATCAAACGATTTCCGGTACGGCCATCAATATTTTTGCCGGCGGCATTACCGTTTATTTGGCCGGGATCATCTTTCATCAGCAGAGAACGGAAGCATTCAGCAAGGGCTTTTTGCGGTCGCCTTTTCCGCTCCTGAACCGGATTCCGCTGATTGGGAACTTGTTTTTTAACAATGTTTATCCGACGGTTTATGTGGCAATACTGGTAGTGGTACTTTCCTGGTATCTGCTGTATAAGACGGCGTTTGGCCTGCGGCTGCGGGCGACCGGAGAAAATCCGCAGGCGGTTGACAGTTTGGGTATCAATGTTTATAAAATGCGCTATATCGGCGTGCTGACCTCGGGATTTTTGGGTGGCCTGGCCGGCGGTATTATGATTTTGACCCAAACCACGCAGTATACGATTACCGGCATTCACGGTACCGGCTTTATTGCTCTGGCCGCTTTGATTTTCGGCAAATGGAAGCCGTTCGGCGTTTTGGGTGCGAGCCTGTTCTTTGCCTTTGCGCAAATCCTCAGTATTTACGCTGATTCTTTGGGAGTGGCTTTAGGGATGCCGATTTTGGGGCAATTGCCCAAGGAGATGTATGATGCGATTCCGTATCTGCTGACCATTGTGGCTTTGATTTTGTTCAGCGGCCGGGCCGTTGGTCCGAAAGCAGCCGGTGAGCCGTATGATAAGGGCAAGAGATAA
- the yjjI gene encoding YjjI family glycine radical enzyme, translating to MLATKEDILQIATNPALTYQQKLFNLANAAERMISPVELLGYTEEEWEYIENQMICDLNEGYAIYRPRYIVPDYSVYIKKGCQFLELPAPKDLEECLDGLLILYAHVPSITSFPVFIGHLDRLLEPFITDEEADYKRIKRFLNHIDKTITDSFCHADIGPVETRAGRLILKAVIELENTTPNMSIKYDRAKTSREFAELAAKACLLVSKPSFANDAYYTKDLGEYAIASCYNALPLAGGAYTLTRLRLGTIAKAAASAEDMVDHWIPKVARLALSTMDKRHRFIVERSNYFASSFLQKEGFIRQENFTSMLAIVGLADAVNYLLRLEGRQETFGQSERGDAIAFAIMDKLEEINAAHPGVYAERTGGHYLLHAQVGASLHEEDKNNTPAHRIRVGEEPTLLAHLKQSAPFHRYFPSGTGDLFAFDQTSVDHLDAVVDIIDGAFALGYRYITTYLKNTDLVRVTGYLVKKSEVAKARAGQAVLQDTTWFGSGTDENAHVFDRSLRKEEEVVF from the coding sequence ATGCTTGCCACCAAGGAAGATATTTTGCAAATCGCGACCAACCCGGCGCTGACCTATCAGCAAAAGCTGTTTAATTTGGCCAATGCAGCGGAGCGAATGATTTCGCCGGTTGAGCTGCTCGGCTATACCGAGGAAGAATGGGAATATATTGAAAATCAAATGATTTGTGATTTAAACGAAGGCTATGCGATTTACCGGCCGCGCTACATTGTACCGGATTATTCGGTTTATATTAAAAAAGGCTGTCAGTTTTTAGAACTGCCGGCGCCGAAGGACTTGGAAGAGTGTTTGGACGGGCTGCTGATTTTGTATGCGCATGTGCCGTCGATTACTTCCTTTCCGGTCTTTATCGGGCATTTAGACCGTTTGCTGGAGCCGTTTATCACGGATGAAGAAGCGGATTATAAGCGAATCAAGCGCTTTTTAAACCATATTGACAAGACTATTACCGATTCCTTTTGCCATGCCGATATCGGGCCGGTTGAAACCAGAGCGGGCCGGCTGATTTTAAAAGCGGTAATTGAGCTGGAAAACACCACGCCCAATATGAGTATTAAATACGATCGGGCCAAGACTTCACGGGAGTTTGCCGAACTTGCAGCTAAGGCCTGCCTATTGGTATCCAAGCCATCCTTTGCCAATGATGCTTATTATACCAAGGATTTGGGCGAATATGCGATTGCCAGCTGCTATAATGCGCTGCCGCTGGCGGGCGGGGCCTATACTTTGACTCGCCTGCGGTTGGGGACGATTGCCAAAGCGGCTGCTTCGGCGGAAGATATGGTTGATCACTGGATTCCCAAGGTGGCTAGGCTGGCGCTGTCGACCATGGATAAACGCCACCGCTTTATCGTTGAGCGTTCCAATTATTTTGCCAGCAGCTTTTTGCAAAAAGAGGGCTTTATCCGGCAGGAAAACTTTACTTCTATGCTGGCGATTGTAGGTCTGGCGGATGCGGTCAATTATTTGCTGCGCTTAGAGGGGAGACAGGAAACCTTTGGCCAGTCTGAGCGGGGCGATGCGATTGCTTTTGCCATCATGGATAAATTAGAGGAGATCAATGCGGCGCATCCGGGCGTTTATGCCGAGAGAACCGGCGGGCATTATCTCTTGCATGCCCAGGTTGGTGCGAGCCTTCATGAGGAAGATAAAAACAACACACCGGCGCACCGGATTCGGGTCGGCGAAGAGCCAACGCTCCTTGCCCATTTAAAGCAGTCGGCGCCGTTCCACCGCTATTTCCCATCCGGAACAGGTGATTTATTTGCCTTTGACCAGACCTCTGTTGACCATTTGGACGCGGTGGTGGACATCATTGACGGCGCGTTTGCGCTGGGCTACCGGTATATTACAACTTATTTAAAAAATACGGATTTGGTTCGGGTAACCGGTTATTTGGTCAAAAAAAGTGAAGTGGCCAAAGCCCGGGCCGGACAGGCGGTGCTGCAAGATACGACTTGGTTTGGTTCGGGCACGGATGAAAATGCCCATGTCTTTGACCGGAGCCTGCGCAAGGAAGAAGAAGTTGTATTTTAA
- a CDS encoding heme ABC transporter ATP-binding protein, translated as MDYIIEMLGITKDFPGIRANDDVTLQLRKGEIHALLGENGAGKSTLMSILFGLYQPDQGIIKIKGQEVKVTDPNVATEHGIGMVHQHFKLVENFTVTENIVLGAEPKKAFDFLDMPTARQKVKQISERYGLEVDPDAKIMDISVGMQQRVEILKMLYRNAEILILDEPTAVLTPQEIRELIKIMQRLIAEGKSILLITHKLAEIKAVADRCTVLRKGKYIGTIDVKDTSEEQMAEMMVGRAVSFKVDKAPAQPAEVVLSIKDLNVKSSRDLPAVKNLSLEVRKGEIFCLAGIDGNGQMELIEAITGLRRVESGSISFKGQDITKESVRQRTLAGIGHIPEDRHKYGLVLDFTLEENMALQTYFMEPLAKKGLIQFGPRRELSDQLIEEFDVRSGMGSETVARSMSGGNQQKAIIAREVSRSPELLIAAQPTRGLDVGAIEYIHERLVKERDKGHAVFLMSLELDEVLNVADRIAVIHGGELVGTVMADQTDENELGLMMAGKRREESQNGK; from the coding sequence ATGGATTATATTATTGAAATGCTGGGAATCACCAAAGATTTTCCCGGAATCCGGGCAAACGATGATGTTACCCTCCAGCTGCGCAAAGGAGAAATTCATGCGCTTTTGGGGGAAAACGGAGCGGGAAAGTCAACCCTGATGAGCATTTTGTTCGGGCTGTATCAGCCGGATCAGGGGATAATTAAGATTAAAGGTCAGGAGGTCAAAGTAACCGACCCCAATGTTGCGACCGAGCATGGTATCGGCATGGTGCATCAGCATTTTAAGCTGGTCGAAAACTTTACCGTTACGGAAAATATCGTTTTGGGCGCCGAGCCCAAAAAAGCATTTGATTTTTTGGATATGCCGACTGCCCGGCAGAAGGTGAAGCAAATCAGTGAGCGCTACGGGCTGGAAGTTGACCCGGATGCGAAAATTATGGATATTTCGGTCGGTATGCAGCAGCGGGTTGAGATTTTAAAAATGCTTTACCGCAATGCCGAGATTTTGATTTTGGATGAACCGACGGCGGTGCTGACGCCGCAGGAAATTCGGGAATTGATTAAGATTATGCAGCGTTTGATTGCCGAGGGCAAATCCATTTTGCTGATTACTCATAAGCTGGCGGAGATTAAGGCAGTGGCTGACCGCTGTACGGTTTTGCGCAAGGGAAAATATATCGGTACGATTGATGTCAAAGATACCAGCGAAGAACAAATGGCGGAAATGATGGTCGGTCGGGCGGTTTCCTTTAAAGTCGATAAAGCACCGGCTCAGCCGGCGGAGGTCGTGCTGTCGATTAAGGACTTAAATGTCAAAAGCAGCCGCGATTTACCGGCGGTCAAAAACTTGAGTCTGGAAGTGCGTAAGGGAGAAATCTTTTGCTTGGCCGGAATTGACGGCAACGGACAGATGGAGTTGATTGAGGCGATTACGGGCTTACGCCGGGTGGAAAGCGGCAGTATTTCCTTTAAAGGGCAGGATATCACGAAAGAATCCGTTCGGCAGCGGACACTGGCCGGTATCGGGCATATTCCGGAGGACCGGCATAAATACGGCCTGGTTTTGGACTTTACGCTGGAGGAAAATATGGCTTTGCAGACTTACTTTATGGAGCCTTTAGCGAAAAAGGGTCTGATTCAGTTCGGGCCGCGCCGGGAATTATCGGATCAGCTGATTGAGGAGTTTGATGTTCGTTCCGGCATGGGCAGTGAAACGGTAGCCCGGTCAATGAGCGGCGGTAATCAGCAGAAAGCGATCATTGCCAGAGAGGTCAGCCGTTCGCCGGAGCTTTTAATTGCGGCGCAGCCGACCCGGGGATTGGACGTAGGGGCGATTGAGTATATCCATGAGCGCCTGGTTAAGGAAAGGGATAAAGGGCATGCGGTTTTTCTGATGTCACTGGAGCTGGATGAGGTGCTGAATGTGGCGGATCGGATTGCCGTCATCCACGGCGGTGAACTGGTCGGAACCGTTATGGCTGATCAGACCGATGAAAATGAATTGGGGCTGATGATGGCTGGCAAACGCAGAGAGGAGAGTCAAAATGGGAAATAA
- a CDS encoding carbohydrate-binding protein — protein sequence MTEISIKVLDQSGKTLAVSRGENEVNLVYSAPYQEGDRIVIDTFDRNDHYWVQVDDALGRALMFLKEGNFVYPVPFGSKRINLSPKVFSGSKHLLHVRKARPFEYLAYRNLSKNVNDHHDNTKAFPHASANVETRGESVFAAMNAVDGVTAAASHGEWPYQSWGINQRPDAELTLDFGRLITMDRIVFYLRADFPHDNWWEKVTIEFSDGSEQEFALKRTGEAQEFSIEARQILWLKMKNMIKSGEPSPFPALTQIEVYGKEAD from the coding sequence ATGACGGAAATCAGTATTAAAGTATTGGATCAAAGCGGCAAAACTCTGGCTGTCAGCCGGGGAGAAAATGAGGTCAATTTAGTGTATTCGGCGCCATATCAGGAGGGCGACCGGATCGTAATCGACACTTTTGACCGGAACGATCATTACTGGGTTCAGGTTGACGACGCGCTAGGGCGGGCGCTGATGTTTTTAAAGGAAGGAAACTTTGTCTATCCGGTGCCCTTTGGCAGTAAGCGGATTAATCTTTCGCCGAAGGTTTTTTCCGGCAGCAAGCATCTGCTCCATGTCAGGAAAGCAAGGCCTTTTGAGTATTTGGCTTACCGGAATTTGTCCAAAAATGTCAATGATCATCATGACAATACCAAGGCCTTTCCGCATGCCTCAGCCAATGTCGAAACCAGGGGCGAATCGGTGTTTGCGGCCATGAATGCGGTTGACGGGGTGACGGCAGCAGCCAGCCACGGCGAATGGCCGTACCAATCATGGGGCATTAATCAAAGACCAGACGCAGAACTGACGCTGGACTTTGGCCGGCTGATCACCATGGATCGGATTGTGTTTTATCTGCGGGCGGATTTTCCACATGATAACTGGTGGGAAAAGGTAACGATTGAGTTTTCTGACGGCAGCGAGCAGGAGTTTGCGCTGAAGAGAACCGGAGAAGCGCAGGAGTTTAGCATCGAAGCGAGGCAAATTTTGTGGCTGAAAATGAAAAATATGATTAAGTCCGGTGAGCCGTCACCGTTTCCGGCGCTGACTCAAATTGAAGTTTACGGCAAGGAAGCAGATTAG
- a CDS encoding dihydrodipicolinate reductase encodes MKVVQVGCGKMSAYSMRYVLERKGQLVGAYDIRTELVGKDVSEIIGGAPIGVKIEHIDQLDESLKRVQPDIAVITTQSLIASIYPLLEVLAKNHVNAVSICEELFYAWDSNPVVSKKIDDLAKENGVTITGSGYQDVSWGSMVTALAATAASIKTIHGISSYNLEDYGLETAAMHGAGLNTAEFEKQILEVNNVTAEEQERLIAAGKFLPGYMWPVNGWVASALGLHVTKISQRAEATTYSTDLYSNTLKKTIPAGEPTGLRTIVTSETEEGITIITECIGRVFSPDEKDVNEWLIKGEPDMRFVMENPATVEMTCACAVNRLPDIVAAEPGYVTSEKMQDLKFRAKL; translated from the coding sequence ATGAAGGTTGTACAAGTTGGTTGCGGAAAAATGTCGGCTTACAGTATGCGCTATGTATTAGAGAGAAAAGGCCAGTTGGTTGGCGCTTATGATATTCGCACCGAACTGGTCGGCAAGGATGTTTCGGAAATCATCGGCGGCGCACCGATTGGTGTAAAGATAGAGCATATCGACCAGTTGGATGAGTCGTTAAAGCGGGTGCAGCCGGATATTGCGGTCATTACCACGCAAAGTCTGATTGCTTCGATTTATCCCTTGCTGGAAGTACTGGCCAAAAATCATGTCAATGCCGTGTCGATTTGCGAAGAACTGTTTTATGCCTGGGATTCCAACCCGGTGGTATCGAAAAAGATTGATGATTTAGCCAAAGAGAATGGCGTGACGATTACCGGCAGCGGCTATCAGGATGTTTCCTGGGGCAGCATGGTAACGGCTTTGGCGGCAACGGCTGCGTCGATCAAGACCATTCATGGCATCAGCAGCTATAATCTGGAAGATTATGGTTTGGAAACGGCCGCCATGCATGGTGCCGGTTTAAATACGGCCGAGTTTGAGAAGCAAATCTTAGAGGTCAATAATGTTACGGCCGAGGAGCAGGAACGCCTGATTGCTGCCGGCAAGTTTTTACCTGGCTATATGTGGCCGGTTAACGGCTGGGTGGCTTCGGCGCTGGGCCTGCATGTGACGAAGATCTCTCAGCGGGCAGAGGCAACGACCTATTCGACGGATTTATATTCCAACACCCTGAAAAAGACTATTCCTGCCGGAGAGCCGACGGGGCTGCGCACAATTGTCACCAGTGAAACCGAAGAAGGAATTACGATTATTACCGAATGTATTGGCCGTGTCTTTTCCCCGGATGAAAAGGATGTCAATGAATGGTTGATTAAGGGCGAACCGGATATGCGCTTTGTGATGGAAAACCCGGCGACCGTAGAAATGACCTGTGCCTGCGCAGTCAACCGTCTGCCGGACATTGTTGCGGCCGAGCCGGGATATGTGACCTCGGAAAAAATGCAGGATCTGAAGTTTAGAGCGAAACTTTAA
- a CDS encoding MFS transporter, whose amino-acid sequence MKSENKMTVFFVITFLHYAAANFAHPITPTLIVELQLPSYTFGTAFATMALTGFLFSPFWAKMREFFSARSLLLTGSLGYGLGQLFFGLAKTEVSVIFARAFSGFFVGAIGVSILIYITEMSGEEKAGVNLAKYAIVQALGGAVGFLLGGTIGVYSIQLTFWMQAASLVLCGVLFFLLLENNTVAGRPSIPLRSLAKEMNPIRSFLDCRGFMTKSFVLLFIVIALANIGITVFDQAFNYYLKAQLDLTSVYNGFFKAAIGLITLLVNSTVCLWIIRRGNIQRALSIILLCCAVSVSALFGIFSVPLFLAVCFVYYSFHSLIVPLLQDNAAHEANYQNRNLVMGLYNAVRSLGMIGGALSAGFFYQTHAMLPFALAVLCFALAAGFMVWHQVSR is encoded by the coding sequence TTGAAATCGGAAAATAAAATGACAGTTTTTTTTGTCATCACCTTTTTGCATTATGCGGCTGCCAATTTTGCCCATCCCATTACGCCCACTTTGATTGTGGAGTTACAGCTCCCCAGTTATACTTTTGGTACGGCGTTTGCGACGATGGCACTGACCGGCTTTTTGTTTTCGCCCTTTTGGGCCAAAATGAGAGAGTTTTTTTCGGCCAGATCGCTCCTGCTGACCGGCTCGCTTGGCTATGGACTGGGTCAGCTTTTCTTCGGACTGGCGAAAACCGAGGTCAGCGTTATTTTTGCCCGCGCGTTTTCCGGTTTCTTTGTCGGGGCAATCGGCGTTTCGATCCTGATCTATATTACGGAAATGTCCGGTGAGGAGAAGGCCGGCGTTAATTTGGCCAAATACGCGATTGTTCAGGCGCTGGGCGGAGCGGTCGGCTTCCTTTTGGGCGGCACGATCGGCGTATACTCGATTCAGCTGACATTTTGGATGCAGGCGGCCAGTTTGGTCTTGTGCGGCGTGCTCTTTTTTCTGCTGCTGGAAAATAATACGGTGGCCGGACGGCCATCCATCCCCCTGCGCAGCTTGGCGAAAGAGATGAACCCGATCCGTTCTTTCCTCGACTGTCGCGGCTTTATGACGAAAAGCTTTGTGCTGCTCTTTATCGTTATTGCCTTAGCCAATATCGGCATCACGGTTTTTGATCAGGCGTTTAATTATTACCTGAAAGCGCAGCTGGATTTGACCTCGGTTTATAACGGCTTTTTTAAAGCGGCCATCGGCCTGATTACTTTGCTGGTCAACAGTACGGTTTGCCTGTGGATCATTCGCCGCGGCAATATTCAAAGGGCGCTCAGTATTATCCTGCTCTGCTGCGCGGTCAGCGTTTCCGCATTGTTTGGGATTTTTAGTGTGCCGCTGTTTTTGGCAGTTTGCTTTGTTTATTATTCCTTTCATTCGCTGATTGTGCCGCTGTTGCAGGATAATGCTGCGCATGAGGCTAATTATCAAAACCGGAACCTGGTGATGGGGCTTTACAATGCCGTCCGCTCCTTGGGTATGATTGGCGGGGCATTATCTGCCGGCTTTTTTTATCAGACTCACGCCATGCTGCCGTTTGCTTTAGCAGTGCTGTGCTTTGCTCTGGCGGCCGGGTTTATGGTGTGGCATCAAGTCTCCCGATAG
- a CDS encoding cell filamentation protein Fic, producing MLANKLGLTSSAELARAEERISKKKAAELFEQSILEHLPAGTFSTLQVIHQYLFADIYDFAGQIRNGNMAKGNFRFVPLMYLQAALETIDKMPQASFDEIIEKYVEMNIAHPFREGNGRSMRIWLDHILKTEIGRVVDWSRVEKEDYLLAMERSPVKDIEIKHLLQAALTDKVDDREIFIKGIDHSYYYEGYTTFRTEEL from the coding sequence ATGCTTGCAAATAAATTAGGGCTGACCAGCTCGGCGGAGCTTGCCCGAGCGGAAGAAAGAATCAGCAAAAAAAAGGCGGCGGAGCTTTTTGAACAGAGTATTTTGGAGCATTTGCCCGCCGGCACATTTTCGACCTTACAGGTAATTCACCAGTACCTGTTTGCGGATATTTACGATTTTGCCGGTCAAATCCGAAACGGAAATATGGCGAAAGGAAACTTTCGTTTTGTGCCGCTGATGTATTTACAAGCGGCACTGGAAACCATTGATAAAATGCCGCAGGCAAGCTTTGATGAAATCATAGAAAAATATGTGGAAATGAATATCGCCCATCCCTTTCGCGAGGGGAACGGGCGCAGCATGCGGATCTGGCTTGATCATATCCTGAAAACCGAAATTGGCAGGGTGGTTGATTGGAGCAGGGTTGAGAAAGAAGATTATTTGCTGGCGATGGAGCGCAGTCCGGTTAAGGATATTGAAATCAAGCATCTTTTACAAGCCGCTTTGACCGATAAGGTAGATGACCGGGAAATCTTTATCAAAGGCATTGACCACAGCTATTATTATGAAGGCTATACGACTTTTCGGACGGAGGAGTTGTAG
- a CDS encoding 5-dehydro-4-deoxy-D-glucuronate isomerase, whose product MELRTAASPKDVKYYTTQRLREEFLIENLFVKDEIKLVYSHIDRIITGAAVPAEKELTLTAGAELRAEYFLQRREMGVINIGGAGRITIDGKVYEVGAREGMYIGMGARDIRFASLDSSSPAKFYLNSAPAHHSYPTVLIKREGAPAEGVVIIKEENKVRLGSLESSNHRTICKYILPGQVESCQLEMGMTSLEPGSVWNTMPCHTHDRRMEVYLYFDLPEDAFVMHYMGEPQETRHLVVRNEQAVISPSWSIHSGSGSRNYTFIWGMVGENQDFDDMDHVAMQDLR is encoded by the coding sequence ATGGAACTCAGAACAGCGGCGTCACCCAAGGACGTCAAATATTATACAACCCAACGGTTAAGAGAAGAATTTTTAATTGAAAACTTGTTTGTGAAGGATGAAATCAAATTGGTTTACAGCCATATCGACCGGATTATTACCGGAGCAGCGGTACCGGCGGAAAAAGAACTGACGTTGACAGCCGGCGCGGAGCTGCGGGCGGAATATTTCCTGCAGCGGCGGGAAATGGGCGTCATCAATATCGGCGGCGCCGGCCGGATCACGATTGACGGCAAGGTCTATGAAGTTGGCGCCAGAGAAGGTATGTATATCGGTATGGGCGCAAGGGATATCCGCTTTGCCAGCCTGGATTCAAGCAGTCCGGCCAAGTTTTATTTAAACAGCGCGCCGGCGCATCATTCCTATCCGACCGTCCTGATCAAGCGGGAGGGCGCGCCGGCCGAGGGCGTGGTGATTATCAAGGAAGAAAATAAGGTGCGGCTGGGCAGTCTGGAAAGCTCCAATCATCGCACCATCTGCAAATATATTCTGCCGGGGCAGGTTGAAAGCTGCCAGCTGGAAATGGGCATGACCAGCCTTGAACCGGGCAGTGTGTGGAACACGATGCCTTGCCATACGCATGACCGGCGAATGGAGGTTTATTTGTATTTTGACTTGCCGGAGGACGCTTTTGTCATGCACTATATGGGCGAGCCCCAGGAAACCAGACATTTGGTAGTCAGAAACGAACAAGCCGTGATTTCCCCAAGCTGGTCGATCCACTCGGGCAGCGGCAGCCGCAACTATACCTTTATTTGGGGAATGGTCGGCGAGAATCAGGATTTTGACGACATGGATCATGTGGCCATGCAGGACTTGAGATAG
- a CDS encoding ABC transporter permease, whose protein sequence is MGNKSDDKRLSQWIPMIAVLLGFLFGALVMLLTGENPIILFKSVIRAVFGLNFDYFGDAKRFFSVRTLANYFVYIMPIVLTGLSVAFAFRTGLFNIGAEGQVIVGSMMAAMVGVLFDGPKIILLPAVILSGALAGALWGFIAGYLKAKYNVHEVVVTIMLNYTARYLSNYVLKQLPGSKPHETVMLHSGALLQSKLLSKLTGNSQLHWGFIIVIIAILVFGYIINKTTFGYELKAVGYNPFAAEYAGMKVKRNAALSMAIAGAFSGLAGVVIVAGTFGKGRVLASFENYGFDGIAVALIGGNTGIGSLFSGMLLAALKASQPIMDGQGIPNAIAVIISASIIVFVAMKTGLIELIQKLRRAK, encoded by the coding sequence ATGGGAAATAAATCCGACGACAAGCGGTTAAGCCAATGGATACCGATGATTGCCGTTTTGCTGGGATTTTTATTTGGGGCGCTGGTCATGCTGCTTACCGGGGAAAATCCGATTATTCTTTTTAAATCGGTAATCCGGGCGGTGTTCGGCCTTAACTTTGATTATTTCGGCGATGCCAAGAGATTTTTCTCGGTGCGGACACTGGCGAATTATTTTGTTTATATCATGCCGATTGTTTTGACGGGATTGTCGGTGGCGTTTGCCTTTCGGACAGGACTGTTTAATATCGGCGCTGAAGGGCAGGTTATTGTCGGCTCAATGATGGCGGCAATGGTTGGTGTGCTCTTTGATGGGCCGAAAATTATCCTGCTGCCGGCGGTTATTTTAAGCGGCGCTTTGGCGGGAGCCTTATGGGGTTTTATCGCCGGTTATTTAAAGGCCAAATACAATGTGCATGAAGTGGTGGTCACCATTATGCTCAATTATACGGCCAGGTATTTATCGAATTATGTGCTGAAGCAACTCCCCGGTTCGAAACCGCATGAAACTGTCATGCTGCACAGCGGTGCTCTACTGCAAAGCAAACTGCTGTCGAAATTGACCGGCAATTCCCAACTGCACTGGGGTTTTATCATTGTGATTATTGCCATTCTTGTTTTTGGGTATATTATTAATAAAACGACTTTCGGCTATGAATTGAAAGCGGTCGGTTATAATCCCTTTGCCGCCGAATATGCCGGCATGAAAGTTAAGCGCAATGCGGCGCTGTCAATGGCGATTGCCGGCGCCTTTTCGGGGTTAGCGGGGGTGGTTATTGTAGCCGGCACCTTTGGCAAAGGCCGGGTATTGGCGTCGTTTGAAAATTATGGCTTTGACGGAATTGCGGTTGCTTTGATCGGCGGCAATACAGGGATTGGCTCGCTCTTTAGCGGTATGCTGCTGGCGGCGCTGAAAGCCTCTCAGCCGATTATGGACGGACAGGGAATCCCGAATGCAATTGCAGTTATTATTTCGGCCTCGATTATTGTTTTTGTGGCAATGAAAACTGGCCTAATCGAACTGATCCAAAAATTAAGGAGGGCAAAATAA